From Micropterus dolomieu isolate WLL.071019.BEF.003 ecotype Adirondacks linkage group LG21, ASM2129224v1, whole genome shotgun sequence:
ACAAAGACCATGTAGACCAACTTATAATAATTAATCGATAATGATTTATTATCAATAATATTTGTATCAcgtgtaaaataaatttaaaagtaCATTGGTCAAAAAGAGAAGGGGatgcaaaataataaatacaatacgGGGGTGGGGAAATCAGTTAAGACACTGAtgaaattatatgaaattatgtgAAATGAAGTTCACTGGTCCATGTAAGTATTcatacataatatataaaagCTTTCTTTGTTAAGGGATAAACTCATATTATTCTCACCAACACAAAAGAATTTGTCAAGTCTTGTGTCAAGTCAGTATGTATACTGAGACAATGAATGAATTTTAATGAATGTAAGTTTgagatgaaaaatgaaaaatcacCTTTGAGACTTTTCCACATTCAGTAAAGTATTTCCTTTTGGATAATTAGGTCAATAATAACCCATGAGTTTCCAATAGCACAGACTGTATTTACATCAacaaatgtcattaaaaaaaaaaaatctaactgcCAAAGGTTACTGAAGGCCACACCGTAGTTAAACAAAACAGACTTTGATCTATATGTATTTCACCAAAAGCTCAAGTAGCCCGTTCTTGTATGTGTTTATAACACACCTTTATGGACTCAAGGTTGTCCGTTGTGCTCACATTTATACCAGgtgaagagaaaataaattgtgGAACTTAAGTGGATCGAAAGCTTTTTCTTTCTGACgcaaagtttaagtttaaattatacagaaaaaaaaaaactacatttaacaaaatgacGACAGCACCTGAGCCCTGCTCGGTGAAAATAATCTGCAAGTGATTACTATGCCTGGAACTGGTGTAAAAACTAAAAAGACATTTCatgctttttaaatgaaagttttgaatctttgttaaaaaaaaaatacaaaaaacaaaacaaaaaaaaaaaaaaaacaggctggaTTCAGTTTAGGTCAAATAAATCATCTGATCACTGGTCTCTGGTCTCAGGGTCACAGGTTTTGGACACTGCTCCTGGTGCTGCGGCAACACTCGTCTTCCCCACCTCTGTGCTTGgggccgcctcctcctcctcctcctcctctgccctctTACTGGTGGGAGACAGGAAGCCGCTGTCGTCGTGTGGAGGTGGGGGGAAGTCAGATGTCACCTCTGGAGGGCTCTCTGTAGTCACTACTGTAGCTCCAGATGGGACTTCCCCTGGACAAGGCGGCGGTGGAAACATCTCCTCCTGGTTTGAGGGTGGTTGTTCCTCCACCATTTGCTTGTTGTCCTCTCCCTTACCACTCTCATCTGAAGCACTTCTTGAAGCAATTTCAACCTGCAGTGGGACGTCTTCTTTACCGTGCTCCTTTGATTTTGCTTCCTCTTCCTTCAAGGCGGAACCATTTGACAAGTCTGGAGGGTGCTCTGAAGCTTTGGGACTTGCAGAGCCATTCTGGTCAGGAAAAGCTTCACATGGGACTTCCTCTGGACAAGGTGGTGATGGCAACGTCGTCTCCTTCTGGTTTGAAGGTGGTTGTTCCTCCACCATCAGCTGGCTGTCCTCTTCCTTACCCCTTTCCTCTGAAATACTTTTTGAAGCAACTTTAATCTTCAGTGGGACTTCTTCTTTACCCTGCTCCTCTGGTTTAGCTTCCTCCTCCTTCAAGACAGAACCATTTGACAAGTCTGGAGGGTTCTCTGAAGCTTTGGGACTTGCAGATACACTCTGGTCAGGAAAAGCTTTACCATTTGAGTCCTCCTCCCCATCTTCATCCTTCTCGTCctctcccccctctcccccctcctccgAGATGTTGTCGACACCGGGCACCTCTATGCAAGATTCGTTGGGTAGGACTGGGGATCCTTCCACCTGGATCATGGACACCACCtgcttcatcctcctcctcttctgtgaCTCCCCACCTTCACCCTCAACATCCTCACCTTCTCCATCCACCACCTCCTGGGCTCCTCCGTACTCCCCGGCCCAGTCGATGGAGGGGTTTTCTCCTAGTAGGTGGAGGCTGGGGTCACTGTTAGAGAGGACAATGCTGTCCCTGTAGAGGTTATGTCTCCTCTGGACTGCCGCCTCTTTCACAGCTACAGATAGACATAAGAGGTTAAAATGTGCAATGATATgatgaaaaaaatttaattaaatatgggTCCTAAATTAACAATACAGTATAAAGTTTCAAAATGTGGGGTCCTGTATTTCCCTACAAAGATCCTGGAAAGGAACCTATATTTAATTAACTTCAGTTTAATACAGTTGAGCTGTCACGGCCGATTTAcaattgtgtccttatttcagtgcatttctccgtgcatttgtttgtttccagtttaCAAAGGAACCATAGGAACTTCCAGTAAATGGTCTGAAAGTCCAAACCATCCATGGTTCAGTTTAATCTGGACAGAGACCAAATTTCGTGTGTTTGATCCAGGGGAGGTTTCACACAAAGTATGTGTGAAAGCCCTTTAAGTGGTTCTCAGATGTTAGTTGTTGTCTAGTCAAAGATTTCAACTATTGCTCTATAACTACTGCAACAATGtaacaacaaatatattaaaatatactttCTTGAAAACTCAAACATATTGGTACCTTTTGTGTGCAGCATTTCTGAGTGCTTATTCTATTTAGACTACAATTACAACCAAATTATATAGTTATTTTCAGGAGGCACACTAACAATTACATTACTGGGAACAAGTGGACAAAGAAGCAAATAATGCACATTATGGAGGTCTTTAATAGCCATTATATCAACGATCAGGTTCTAACAGCGTCATCACTTTCTGTGTAGACTCTGTGATACCTACTAAGGCCCTTAAAGTTTATCCTATCCTATAAGATAAGCCTTGGGTGTTCGCTCAGGATGAAACATTTAGAAGGGAAACCCTGCCCTGATACAACCGGCAGGGAACCTTTGTGAGTAGAAACCGTGTTGAGGCTGCTGACAATATCAGTTGAATCAATAACACACACTGCCAACAAgcttttgttttctgaaaatatttCTCATGTCATCCCGAGATAGAGATAACAAAATAACCTTTGGTAACCAAGCTCTGCTTCCGtagttttgtatgtttgttatgTTTAAGACTAGCGAGTTTTTGTTTAGTGTATGTGGGCCGATATCTACTTtggaaaagattttaaaaagttaagataaaaagagaaatgttttgtgagtgtaaaaacaaacaggaagagTAACACTGCAGAAGACTAACCCATTGTGATGTCCTTCATGACCGAGTGCAGCACCACCTCCTCAAAGATGTTCTCCACCAGGATGAAGGAGGAAAAGTCCTCAAAGATTAGCTCCTGGAAGCGTGGCAGCTCCTGCGTTCACAGTCAAAACCGTTCAACTGCTGAagctaacatttatttatttttgtctaaaTATTCTCATTTCAGGATGTGACTTGGCTCAAAagtattattcttattattactATCACACTATGTTGTGTCTTCTTCATCTGGAACTAGATGACACTGcacaacacaatacataaaCCGCATTGCCAGTAAATGACAGTCCAGGTTGTTGGTGAAAAAATGCTTCGAGACTCACTGAGGCACAGGACGGGCTCAGCTGCTTCAGCATGTAAGGGATGAAGATCTGGAGGAGAGCCTCACGGAAGAATCGCTTCCTCACTGTGCTGCTGTCATAATCAAATTtctgacaacaaacaaaagaacaaaaagaaaaagcattaATACCACCGTAGGACTTTAGAGATTAAATTTTTCCTCAGTGAACTGCTTCCTTTCAAAACTAAATTTTAAAGGCAACATGTCCTCTCACGATACAACTGTTGACACCAGAGAGTTGACATCATCAGTAGTGAAAAGTCCACTTACTCCGGTACTGTATTTAAGCACAATTTTGAgatacttgagtattttcatttaatgcatctttttacttctactccactacatttcagacattttttactccgctacatttatttgacagattgTTACGTAATACATTTCAGATTCatcttacattaaaaaaaacaaagaaaaatatgtttcatataaaatacattaaaaattaatttaattagtgttttttttttccttctttctcacCACAACTATCATTTTATTGAGCTATTGTTTAAGTAATTTTgcaagcaaaaatgtcaaccatgtgtacttttacttttaacacctaaagtacatttagctgataatacttctatacttttactcaagtaggATTCTGAATGCAGGACCTTTAATTGTACTGGAGTATGTTTATATTGTAGTGTTGGAACTTTTTCCACTGcaaagtatataaaaaaatgaGATAAAACTGCCTCTTTCACTTTTCTTTATATACCAGACACAATTGTGTCCTCTATAGTGAGCAGTATACACACCATTTTCTTTGTTCCAAGGGTAAATATAGTGCACTATATAGACACAGCCACAGTCTATATCTAATAGCAtcttccgtgtgtgtgtgtttcacctTAATGACTCTGTCCTGGCAGCGCTGGATGGCCTTACAGAGCTCCTCTGTACCCTGAGACTCCAGACTCTGGTGAAGCATCTGCTCAAATGTATACACTGCATCGTCCATTTGCTGTGGACAAGCACccatgcagagagagaggccaATGTGTTATTATAGGGACACCGTTAAAATATGACTATGTTTTACCATATTTTGGCATTGATaagtaatagaaaaaaaataataaatggcaAGAATATGTTTTTGGTAGTATGTTCTAAAAGGTTTGCAAGCAATATCATTTGCAGTCCAAACTTTGTAACATATGGAAATGGTGACTAACTGATGTATGTAAAAATGTCTGGTGAAATCTACATGTATTCAAaggttaaaatataataataatgcactGCCCCCTGCTGTATCTGTCCAATGATgtacctgaacacacacatatttaaacTTCACACCGTTAGAGGGCGGTGCAGCAGCACAAGCTGAACCTCGACCAATCCCTCCACAAACTCTGAGCAAAAGGAAGGGGACAGTATATCTGTCCCACAACAGATGGGGGAACATGTTCAACCAAGGGCAACGAATGAATTCAAAATAATCCACCAAGCTTTTGCAGCATTATAAGGCCTAATTCAGTAGTTAGTAACTCAGTGATTCCCTGTGGCAGCAAAACTCAAATACTGACCTCTTCGTCAGCTAGATTTGATCCACTCACTGGTCAACCTATAGCCATCTGCTACTGCAGAAAAACTAAACATATCAAGTATTTTGTAGGTAACATCTTATATCtatatcttcaaccaagtccaattAAGCCCCATCCCCTTTAGTTTCTGTTAGCCCTGTAAAAGCTTTCTATTTTGCATGTACAGCACATTTGCAGTTTACAATGATTTGCCATCACAATTCTTAGTAAAGCTGACAAAAGCAGCCTTTCAATTTTAGCCAGCGACTGCTGCGAAACGTGCAAATTGGCCTTATCTATCCAATATCCATTTTGTTGCCATGTACATGACATTATGCTAACTCTAACTAAGGCTACACTAACAGGTCCTAGGTAAAAGTTCAACTTACACACCAGTTTAACATCCATATTTAGATTACTAAAATACTATGGTTAAGTATTAAGAATATGTCATGTTATACATCATAGGTTACTTGAACAAataatgcatttcatttttacatGAGGAAAGGATGGACAAACTGCTGAGTTTAGCAAACTAATCTGTGGATCTATGGataattcttttttatttatttatttatttaattttattttttgtttaattaatagCACATAAAAATAGAACATTTACAAAGCGATAACAGAATATATTAAGGCAGGCCAAAAATCTAAAATGCTTATCATGGGTCTCCCCCAGTTGCGATTTGAAAAATCTAACaataataaagttaataaaaatgtacttgtaTTCAAAATTGTAAAGAGTTATtactttaaaacataaaaacacagctaAGAAAAGTCATAAGAACACAAGAGTCACAAAAATCACAAGAGAATAAACAAATGACTCCAATATAAAAGTATTCAACACTGACAGGGACTGCCCTGGGAGCTGTTTAACATTGTTCCACAATATGGATCctatgtattttacaagaaattGACTGCGCTGGTTTTtaccagagccctgcaaaatgacctccagtaggccacaaatgtgcatgtgtgctcaaactgtcagaaacagactccattagggtgggggttgtgcttacagcccaacaccgtgcaggacgtttggcatttgccagagaacaccaagattggcaaattcgccactggcgccctgtgctcttcacagatgaaggcaggttcacactgagcatgtgtgacagacgtgacagagtctggagacgccgtagAGAACTTTCtactgcctgcaacatcctccagcatggccggtttggcggtgggtcagtaatggtgtggggtgacatttctttggggggccgcacagccctccatgtgctcgccagaggtagcctgactgccattaggtaccgagatggcTTCCTcctaatgtaaatgctccgtacttgtatagcgcctttctagtcttttcgaccaccaccacaaagcacttttacactacatctgcattcaccagtcacacacattcatacactgagcctaagtgctcaaacggaaactgaACGGaagcggaatagccgccaggggcaattcggataaaatttgccaatcttggtgttctctggcaaatgccaaacgtcctgcacggtgttgggctgcccaaggacacttcgacatgcaaccagggggagccagggattgaaccgccgaccttccgattaacagccaacccgctctacctcctgagccacagccgccccaaaatACTGagcctaatgcaagacaatgctagacctcatgtggctggagtgtgtcagcagttcctgcaagaggaaggcattgatgctatggactggcccgcccgttcccaagacctgaatccaattgagcacatctgggacatcatgtctcgctccatccaccaacgccacgttgcaccacagactgccacacacactactgagcctaattttgacttgttttaaggacgtTACAttaaagttggatcggcctgtagtgtggctTTCCACCTTTCtaccagacctccatgggttgataaatttgatttccattgataatttttgtgtgatgttgttgtcagcacattcaactatgtaaagaaaggagtatttaatgagattatttcattcattctgatctaggatttattttattgttccctttattttttgagcagtatacacacacacacacacacacacacacagtgagggcACTGGAGAAAATGTATCGGGAGATAGTGGGAGCTAGAGTGGGTCGTTTCAGAGGCCGATAGcctttggggggaaaaaaaaaacaaaactgttcagGTATCTGGTGGCCTTGGTCCTGACCAGAGCCTACAACCATATGGAAGTTTTCTAATGAGGCAGTTTAACAGTTTAAtaacttttttctttcatttttaacaTCCACAACTATTTTTAAGTCTCTGTATTCAATTAATTCAATATGGTGTTAAGTGAGGTTTtatatgaaggtatttttgtgtctttttaatgcaagcaacaacaaaaaatgttttgagagcatatttatcgcactgcaatcaaaatcaagtttgtaattaaaaataaacaggcacAATAGTGACATCATTGTGTTCCCAAATCGCAGCAATTAACGTGGTAA
This genomic window contains:
- the niban2b gene encoding protein Niban 2b, translated to MGDVISSHLDEAKREIITARTWEVMGEFGRLYEQQYAVALFNKVRFDIEGGGGPQAQLLHRKIPLANKSIFSGSLFQYLEENKKWRNRFLFVPDSYNIDYYDNKASHDKHLHPKGTINCAGYKVLTSMEQYLDLISNSLPDVKAKVGSSPFLKCATNFPLILWHPYARHYYFCVVTEKEQQKWHAVLQDCVRHTNNGLSEENKVQTPAFTDAVRLYRQAQGQYGTWEMMCGVPSQILSNLVMEGLLPELRELISPRLKGKLHERQRNWMLICDAVYSLVHGQCQAQYEMVLQKCAATHSSLEASIRTDMDQIITSKEHVTNKIRAVVLPKAEKLLMVSIQPYIGSILDALMEPTSRGFSEVRNVFFRELVDMSKNTVNEGTKEAVAQHMEKISMLAFHPIKMQSCYEKVEQLSLEGLQQRFDVCSPSVFVQRAQILMREQMDDAVYTFEQMLHQSLESQGTEELCKAIQRCQDRVIKKFDYDSSTVRKRFFREALLQIFIPYMLKQLSPSCASELPRFQELIFEDFSSFILVENIFEEVVLHSVMKDITMAVKEAAVQRRHNLYRDSIVLSNSDPSLHLLGENPSIDWAGEYGGAQEVVDGEGEDVEGEGGESQKRRRMKQVVSMIQVEGSPVLPNESCIEVPGVDNISEEGGEGGEDEKDEDGEEDSNGKAFPDQSVSASPKASENPPDLSNGSVLKEEEAKPEEQGKEEVPLKIKVASKSISEERGKEEDSQLMVEEQPPSNQKETTLPSPPCPEEVPCEAFPDQNGSASPKASEHPPDLSNGSALKEEEAKSKEHGKEDVPLQVEIASRSASDESGKGEDNKQMVEEQPPSNQEEMFPPPPCPGEVPSGATVVTTESPPEVTSDFPPPPHDDSGFLSPTSKRAEEEEEEEAAPSTEVGKTSVAAAPGAVSKTCDPETRDQ